CGAGCCGCTCGGAACCGGAGGCGATCGACGACCTGCTGCGGGACCGGTGCGAGACGCTGGTCCTGGTCAGCCCGGAGCTCGGCGAGGAGCAGCTGGCCGACCTGGCGACCCGGGCCTCGGTGGTCACGATCGGCTCCGACCTGCGCGTGGACGGCGTCGACTCGCTGCGCTCGCACGAGCACCAGGGCGTCGCCGACGCCGTCGCGCACCTCGTCGAGCTGGGGCACACCGACATCGCCTACGTCGACGGCGGCGCGATGACCATGAGCTCGACCAGGCGGGCGGCCTACCTCGACGCGATGGCCGAGCACGGCCTCGACCAGCGCGCCCGGGTGATCCCCGGCCGCCCCACCGAGGAGTCCGGGGTCGAGGTCGCGACCAGGATGCTCGCCGGGCGGGAGCAGGTGCCGACCGCGGTCCTCGCGCACAACGACATGATCGCGATCGGCCTCCTGCTCACCCTGCGCGGCGGCGGGGTGGCCGTCCCCGGCGACGTGTCGGTCGTCGGCTACGACGACACCAAGATGGCGGCCCTGGCCTCGATCCAGCTGACCTCGGTCAGCCAGGACGCCGCCAGCCTGGCAGCCGCCGCCGTGGAACGCGCCATCCTGCGCACCGAGGGCACCGTCGAGCCGGCCGAGGTCGTCACGCCCGCCCAGCTCGTGGTCCGCGAGACCACCGGGCCACCACGTCCGCCGCACGACGTGTCCTGATCACACGCGGTCCGGCTGGAGCTCCCGCAGCCGGGAGAACACGCGGTCCAGGTAGGCCAGGCTGCGCTCGGTGTCCCGGCGGGGCACGTCGACGGGTGACCGCTCGTCGAGCGCGGTGTCCTGCTCGAGCACGTACCAGCCCGCGTACCCGGCCCGGTGCACCGCGCGGACCATCGCCTCGGTGTCGACGTCGCCGTCGCCGAGCGGGACGAACAGGCCCTGCGCGACGGCGGAGGCGAACGGGACCTCCCCGGCGCGGACCCGCTCGGCGAGGTCGGCGCGCACGTCCTTGAGGTGGATGTGCCCGATCCGGTCCGGGTACCGCTGCGCCAGCGCGACCGGGTCGGTGCCGCCGATGAGCAGGTGGCCGGTGTCCAGGCACAGCGGCATCGGCGAGTCCGCGACGAACCGCTCCACCTCCGCCTCGGTCTCCACGTGGGTGCCGACGTGCGGGTGCAGCACCGTCCGCAGCCCGTGCTCGGCGACGACCTCCGCGACGCGCCCGGAGGTCTCGATGAGCGTGCGCCACTCCGCGTCGCTGAGCGCGGGCCGCTCGTCGTAGCCGTCCAGGCCGGTGGCGGCGGCCAGCACCACCACCTCGCCGCCGCAGCGCCCCATCCGGGCCGCCGCCTCGGAGGCGGCGTCGACGTTGCGCTGCGCGGTGGCCTCGTCGTGCAGCGGCACCGCGAGGAAACCGCCGACCAGGTCCAGGCCGTGGCGGGCCAGGTCGGCCTGCGGGTCCGGCAGGTAGCCGGGCGGTCCCAGCTCGGTGGCCCGCAGCCCCAGCTCGGCCATCTCGCCGAGCACGTGGTCGGGCTCCAGCACGCGGCCCCATCCCGGGACCTCGCACACGCCCCAGGAGATCGGGGCTGCGGCGATCTTGAACTCGGTCATGCGGGCACCTCCAGTGACACCGGCCCGCCGGAGCGGGCTGATTCCTCGCACGCCAACGCCAGCCGGAGGCTGACGAGGCTCTCCCGCGGCGGCGACGGGTTGGCGACCCGACCCGCGATGACGTCGAGGAACACCTCGGTCTCCCGGACGTAGGCGTCGTGGTAGCGGTCGGTGAACGACTCCCACGGCTGCTCGGGGCTCGGGCCGTCGTTCTCCAGCGAGCGCAGCGGGGTGCGCGCGTCCACGCCGGTGGCCAGCGAGTCCCGGCTGGTGAAGACCTCCAGGCGGCAGTCGTAGCCGACCGGGTCGTGCCGGGACGCCGACAGCA
This region of Saccharopolyspora hordei genomic DNA includes:
- a CDS encoding substrate-binding domain-containing protein; protein product: MARKNGRTTIVDVARAAGTSVASASVALRGERGVSEKTRAHVLAVADRLGYRPDQRARLLREQKSRLLGVTFSVGQTFHAEVIEHLYRAADARGYGLVLSATTSSRSEPEAIDDLLRDRCETLVLVSPELGEEQLADLATRASVVTIGSDLRVDGVDSLRSHEHQGVADAVAHLVELGHTDIAYVDGGAMTMSSTRRAAYLDAMAEHGLDQRARVIPGRPTEESGVEVATRMLAGREQVPTAVLAHNDMIAIGLLLTLRGGGVAVPGDVSVVGYDDTKMAALASIQLTSVSQDAASLAAAAVERAILRTEGTVEPAEVVTPAQLVVRETTGPPRPPHDVS
- a CDS encoding TIM barrel protein, giving the protein MTEFKIAAAPISWGVCEVPGWGRVLEPDHVLGEMAELGLRATELGPPGYLPDPQADLARHGLDLVGGFLAVPLHDEATAQRNVDAASEAAARMGRCGGEVVVLAAATGLDGYDERPALSDAEWRTLIETSGRVAEVVAEHGLRTVLHPHVGTHVETEAEVERFVADSPMPLCLDTGHLLIGGTDPVALAQRYPDRIGHIHLKDVRADLAERVRAGEVPFASAVAQGLFVPLGDGDVDTEAMVRAVHRAGYAGWYVLEQDTALDERSPVDVPRRDTERSLAYLDRVFSRLRELQPDRV